A section of the Clostridium felsineum DSM 794 genome encodes:
- a CDS encoding HNH endonuclease: MTLVQQHNIHAFYVSTVWKHIRSEVLEEQNNECQRCKSKGEYGEAVTVHHIKHLKKYPQLALTKSNLMAVCKKCHNELHPEKNRNHKPKVLLNEERW, from the coding sequence ATGACATTAGTACAACAACATAATATCCATGCTTTCTATGTATCTACTGTATGGAAACATATAAGGTCAGAAGTATTAGAGGAGCAGAACAATGAGTGTCAAAGGTGTAAGTCTAAGGGAGAATATGGCGAAGCGGTGACAGTGCATCATATTAAGCACCTTAAGAAGTATCCACAGTTGGCACTAACTAAAAGCAACCTTATGGCAGTATGTAAGAAGTGTCATAATGAACTCCATCCTGAAAAAAATAGAAATCATAAACCTAAAGTTTTGCTCAATGAAGAAAGATGGTAA
- a CDS encoding P27 family phage terminase small subunit: MNDRENLANSEKAYEDYISGMTYKRIADIYEVSINTVKSWKKRYKWTRDCTQKKGCSEKSVHKVETILFHEIKEDLLKQLENNGTYGKHYEDLINDYMSMWNIKNRLIVDIKERGVSVEWNNGKQHGMKKNDSISELNKTNAQMLKILSELGLKPIPQEDDFDDI; this comes from the coding sequence TTGAATGATAGGGAAAATTTAGCGAACAGCGAAAAAGCCTATGAAGACTATATTTCAGGAATGACCTATAAAAGAATAGCTGATATATATGAGGTATCTATAAATACGGTTAAAAGTTGGAAAAAAAGATATAAATGGACACGAGATTGCACACAAAAGAAGGGGTGCAGTGAAAAAAGTGTGCATAAAGTAGAAACTATATTATTTCATGAAATTAAAGAGGATTTACTAAAACAATTAGAGAACAATGGAACCTACGGAAAGCACTACGAAGATTTAATAAATGACTATATGTCCATGTGGAATATAAAGAATAGGCTTATAGTTGATATTAAAGAACGTGGTGTATCTGTAGAGTGGAATAATGGCAAGCAGCATGGAATGAAAAAGAATGATAGTATTTCAGAACTTAATAAAACCAATGCACAAATGTTAAAAATCTTAAGTGAGCTTGGTTTAAAGCCAATTCCTCAAGAAGATGATTTTGATGATATTTAA
- a CDS encoding terminase large subunit domain-containing protein: MIFNKYIDEYINQVESEIVKTNKDIRKAIESVKKKLSQANVIIESEKIEKAVEKIEEYFKYKLLPWEKFIIGLIHCYYEDGTLVWDTFLLYMGRGGGKNGFISAVSWYLTTGFHGIKEYNVDIVANSENQAKTSFEDVYNVIDNDKKLKKAFYYTKEKIVYRKTKSYIKYNTSNARTKDGLRPACIIFDEIHEYENYDNIKVFKSALGKKKNCRTFMITTDGYVRGGVLDDYLEMSHLILDGENKTSRMLPLLYHLEAKEEVKNKELWEKANPSLRYFKDLQIVMDQEFQDMKYQPQLYTEFMTKRMNIPEGNKDIEVTSWENILATNQEIPDLTGCTCIAGIDYMKTTDFLCAGLLFKYGEKYIWLSHSWVCESCNDLIRIKAPLKEWEKKGFLTFVKGVEISPSVPAAWLQQQAQKYNITTLWMDNYRYTLLARALKEAGFDTDKKGVNNIRLERPSNEMLIAPIVTSAFANHNVIWGDNPLMRWYTNNSCMITSQAGNITYGKIEPKSRKTDGFKAFIAAMCGSNELPDSAEKFEFNNFGVYTY, from the coding sequence ATGATATTTAATAAATACATTGATGAATACATTAATCAGGTTGAAAGTGAAATAGTTAAAACTAATAAAGATATTAGAAAAGCTATTGAATCAGTTAAAAAGAAATTATCACAGGCAAATGTAATAATTGAATCAGAAAAAATAGAAAAGGCAGTTGAAAAAATAGAAGAGTATTTCAAATATAAATTGTTACCATGGGAAAAATTCATTATTGGATTAATTCATTGTTATTATGAAGATGGTACTTTAGTTTGGGATACTTTTTTGTTATACATGGGCAGAGGTGGAGGCAAGAATGGATTTATTAGTGCGGTTTCATGGTATTTAACAACAGGTTTTCATGGAATAAAAGAATATAATGTTGATATTGTGGCAAATTCTGAAAATCAAGCCAAAACCTCATTTGAAGATGTGTACAATGTAATTGATAATGATAAAAAATTAAAGAAAGCCTTTTATTATACAAAAGAAAAAATAGTGTATAGGAAGACTAAATCATATATTAAATACAATACCTCAAATGCAAGGACTAAAGATGGTTTAAGACCAGCCTGTATAATATTTGATGAAATACATGAGTATGAAAACTATGATAATATAAAGGTTTTTAAATCCGCTCTAGGAAAAAAGAAAAATTGCAGAACCTTCATGATAACCACTGACGGCTATGTTAGGGGTGGAGTACTGGATGATTATTTAGAAATGTCACATTTAATACTTGATGGTGAAAATAAAACAAGTAGAATGTTACCACTACTTTATCACTTAGAAGCTAAAGAAGAGGTAAAGAATAAAGAGCTTTGGGAAAAGGCGAATCCTTCACTTAGATACTTTAAGGATTTACAAATTGTAATGGATCAGGAATTTCAGGACATGAAATATCAGCCACAGCTTTACACAGAATTTATGACTAAAAGAATGAATATTCCAGAGGGTAACAAAGATATTGAGGTTACTTCATGGGAAAATATTTTAGCAACTAATCAGGAAATACCTGACCTTACAGGCTGTACATGTATAGCTGGTATAGATTATATGAAAACCACAGATTTTCTTTGTGCTGGTTTATTGTTTAAATATGGTGAGAAATATATATGGCTATCTCATTCATGGGTATGTGAAAGTTGCAATGATCTAATTAGAATTAAAGCACCACTTAAAGAGTGGGAAAAGAAAGGATTTTTAACATTTGTAAAAGGTGTTGAAATTTCTCCAAGTGTACCGGCTGCATGGTTACAACAGCAGGCACAGAAATATAATATAACTACCTTGTGGATGGATAACTATAGATATACATTACTTGCAAGAGCTTTAAAAGAAGCAGGCTTTGACACAGATAAGAAGGGTGTAAATAATATAAGGCTAGAAAGACCTTCAAATGAAATGCTTATAGCACCTATAGTTACAAGTGCTTTTGCTAATCATAATGTAATATGGGGAGATAATCCACTTATGAGATGGTACACCAATAATAGTTGTATGATAACCTCACAGGCAGGAAACATTACTTATGGAAAGATAGAGCCTAAAAGTAGAAAGACAGATGGATTTAAAGCTTTTATAGCTGCTATGTGTGGAAGTAACGAATTGCCTGATAGTGCAGAAAAATTTGAGTTTAATAATTTTGGAGTATACACGTATTAA
- a CDS encoding phage portal protein, with protein MGFWDWTKNFFSENQETIYVTQKAIENASTKLNIKMFGIAMAIGFIASTISKCEFKTYVSNEEIKGSEYYLWNIEPNINESSSQFKRKLISQLLFFDEALIVEVNGQLLVADSFYQHEFAVAENYFTDVTVKDFTFNKSFKMSEVMYFKSNDMNIRQLLVELINGYEELNGMAEGKYKRSGGRKGIIKLSKSPSGDKKFQDELNDLFNNQFKNYFEAENAVIHLSNGMDYTEQGGEATKKSTSEISDIQNITKEAFDRIAQAFKMPPALLRGDIADIGEITDNYLTFCIDPICKILYEEVNRKRYGKEFLKGSYIKVDTTSIRHIDIFSISEAFDKLIASGGYSVDELRVKVGDNPLNTEWSTRHWMTKNYSDIENVEGGESNE; from the coding sequence TTGGGATTTTGGGATTGGACTAAAAACTTTTTTTCAGAGAATCAAGAAACTATTTATGTAACTCAAAAGGCAATAGAAAATGCATCCACAAAATTAAATATAAAGATGTTTGGAATAGCAATGGCAATAGGCTTTATTGCAAGTACTATAAGTAAGTGTGAATTTAAAACTTATGTGAGTAATGAGGAAATCAAAGGCAGCGAATATTATCTATGGAATATAGAGCCTAATATAAATGAAAGCTCAAGCCAGTTTAAAAGAAAGCTTATATCACAGCTTTTATTTTTTGATGAGGCTTTGATTGTAGAAGTTAATGGTCAATTATTAGTGGCAGATAGTTTTTATCAACATGAATTTGCTGTAGCTGAAAATTATTTTACTGATGTTACTGTTAAGGATTTTACCTTTAATAAAAGCTTTAAAATGTCAGAAGTAATGTATTTTAAAAGCAATGATATGAACATAAGGCAGCTATTAGTTGAGTTAATTAATGGCTATGAAGAATTAAACGGTATGGCAGAGGGAAAATACAAACGCAGTGGTGGAAGAAAGGGAATTATAAAATTAAGCAAATCACCTTCAGGAGATAAAAAGTTTCAGGATGAACTTAATGACTTGTTTAATAATCAATTCAAGAATTATTTTGAGGCTGAAAATGCTGTAATTCATTTAAGTAATGGTATGGACTACACCGAACAGGGTGGAGAAGCAACAAAGAAAAGTACAAGTGAAATATCAGACATACAAAACATAACAAAAGAAGCCTTTGACAGAATAGCTCAAGCTTTTAAGATGCCACCGGCATTACTTAGGGGAGATATAGCAGATATAGGAGAAATTACAGACAACTATCTTACTTTTTGTATAGACCCTATATGTAAGATTTTATATGAAGAGGTAAACCGTAAAAGGTATGGTAAGGAATTTTTAAAAGGAAGTTATATAAAGGTAGACACCACAAGCATAAGGCATATTGATATATTTAGCATAAGTGAAGCCTTTGATAAGCTTATTGCTAGTGGTGGTTATAGTGTAGATGAATTAAGAGTAAAGGTTGGTGATAATCCATTGAATACAGAGTGGAGCACAAGACATTGGATGACTAAAAATTATTCTGATATTGAGAATGTAGAAGGGGGTGAAAGTAATGAGTAA
- a CDS encoding head maturation protease, ClpP-related — translation MSKPIYLIKQAAEPNSMELYIYDYVQGDGQDWWTGETIESETSSNYIKNQLEQAGDNITNINIYINSYGGEVKEGLGIYNILKRHPAQKTVYVDGFACSIASVIAMAGDKVIMGTNTLMMIHHASMGVFGNADELRKAANDVEVIDQASCSSYLTKAGDKLDETTLNNLLDAQTWLNAEQCLKYGLADEIAGKEDSQIVQAQQRFEQSIKQEISQMRSKIQVPKQFNREKTNAERLMQIFKKENGGK, via the coding sequence ATGAGTAAACCAATATATCTAATAAAACAAGCTGCTGAACCTAACTCTATGGAACTTTATATATATGATTATGTTCAAGGTGATGGGCAAGATTGGTGGACAGGAGAAACCATTGAAAGTGAAACATCTTCAAACTATATTAAAAATCAACTTGAGCAGGCAGGCGACAATATAACAAATATTAATATCTACATAAATAGTTATGGTGGAGAAGTTAAGGAAGGTTTAGGAATTTATAATATTTTAAAAAGGCATCCAGCACAAAAAACAGTTTATGTTGATGGGTTCGCCTGCTCAATTGCCTCTGTAATTGCTATGGCAGGGGATAAAGTTATTATGGGGACAAATACCTTGATGATGATACATCATGCCTCTATGGGGGTGTTTGGCAATGCTGACGAGCTAAGAAAGGCTGCAAATGATGTTGAGGTAATAGATCAGGCTAGTTGTTCAAGTTATTTAACAAAGGCTGGTGATAAATTAGATGAAACAACATTAAATAATCTTTTAGATGCTCAAACATGGCTTAATGCAGAGCAGTGTTTAAAGTATGGACTAGCTGATGAAATAGCAGGAAAAGAAGATTCTCAAATAGTCCAAGCACAACAAAGATTTGAGCAATCTATAAAGCAAGAAATTTCACAAATGAGAAGTAAAATTCAAGTTCCAAAACAATTTAATCGTGAAAAAACAAACGCAGAAAGATTAATGCAAATATTTAAAAAAGAAAATGGGGGAAAGTAA
- a CDS encoding phage major capsid protein, with protein sequence MKSKDIIQQELKKNLVEAFQSENQDAIAKAFTDFADTVQQNVMEEYNTYKQTQDSTILAKRGIHQLTSKESKFYQTVMGAMKSSNPRQAISDLDIAFPETIIDNIIDDIKAAHPLLDAISFTNTTILTKILVNKQGTQLAVWGQLNDAVTKELKGAIGKLDLTMCKLSAFMPIAKDMLEVGEEWIDAYIRATLSEAIALATETAIIDGDGNNQPIGMNRSVADNVTVTGGAYPKKTKVVFEGFNPVSYGKVLGTLSQAPNGKTRTVSNVLFIVNPNDYFTKVFPATTLRTTDGTYSHDVFPFPTTIIQSPAVAAGEAIMGLAEKYFMGIGAGTNGGKIEFSDEFKFLDDERVYLTKMYGNGRALDDNAFVLLDISGIKPVTLEVTVKEVEGTVSTKASA encoded by the coding sequence ATGAAAAGCAAGGATATAATACAACAGGAGTTAAAGAAAAATTTAGTTGAGGCATTTCAAAGTGAAAATCAGGATGCTATAGCAAAAGCATTTACAGATTTTGCAGATACAGTGCAGCAGAATGTAATGGAAGAATACAATACTTATAAGCAAACTCAAGATAGTACAATTTTAGCCAAAAGAGGAATACATCAATTAACCTCTAAGGAATCAAAATTCTATCAAACAGTTATGGGAGCTATGAAATCATCTAACCCTAGACAAGCTATTAGTGATTTAGATATTGCATTTCCTGAAACAATTATTGATAACATTATAGATGATATTAAAGCAGCACATCCGTTATTAGATGCTATAAGCTTTACTAATACTACAATACTTACAAAAATACTTGTAAATAAGCAAGGTACACAATTAGCTGTATGGGGTCAATTAAATGATGCTGTAACTAAAGAACTTAAAGGAGCTATAGGAAAACTTGACCTTACAATGTGTAAGTTATCAGCCTTTATGCCAATAGCAAAAGATATGCTAGAAGTAGGGGAAGAATGGATTGATGCATATATAAGAGCTACACTTTCAGAAGCAATAGCACTAGCTACAGAAACAGCAATAATTGATGGTGATGGTAATAATCAGCCTATAGGAATGAACAGAAGTGTTGCAGATAATGTAACTGTAACCGGTGGAGCATATCCAAAGAAAACAAAGGTTGTATTTGAGGGATTTAATCCAGTTTCATATGGTAAGGTTTTGGGAACTCTTTCTCAAGCACCTAATGGAAAAACAAGAACAGTAAGCAACGTGTTATTTATAGTTAATCCTAATGACTATTTTACAAAGGTATTTCCAGCTACAACTTTAAGGACAACAGATGGAACATATTCACATGATGTATTTCCATTCCCAACTACAATAATTCAATCACCAGCAGTTGCAGCAGGAGAAGCCATTATGGGACTTGCCGAAAAGTATTTTATGGGTATAGGAGCTGGTACCAATGGCGGTAAGATAGAGTTCAGTGACGAATTTAAATTTCTTGATGATGAAAGAGTGTACCTTACTAAAATGTACGGTAATGGAAGGGCATTGGATGATAACGCATTTGTACTTTTAGATATAAGTGGAATAAAGCCAGTTACTTTAGAGGTAACAGTTAAGGAAGTTGAAGGAACTGTAAGCACTAAAGCATCAGCATAA
- a CDS encoding HK97 gp10 family phage protein, whose product MSNVSINDLASTITSELQKYSREVTEGIKKSVDTVANETNKEIKRHIDFKQRTGKYVKAFRIKNAYENGYKKVNVWYVAGDQYRLTHLLEKGHALRTGGRTKAFPHIKYGEELAIKRMAELAEEAIKNGH is encoded by the coding sequence ATGAGTAATGTTAGTATTAATGATCTAGCCAGTACAATTACAAGTGAACTACAAAAATACAGCAGGGAAGTGACAGAAGGTATTAAAAAGTCCGTTGATACCGTAGCCAATGAAACAAATAAGGAAATAAAAAGACATATAGATTTTAAGCAGAGGACAGGTAAATATGTTAAAGCTTTTAGAATTAAAAATGCTTATGAAAATGGATATAAGAAAGTAAATGTATGGTATGTTGCCGGTGACCAATACAGGTTAACACATCTTTTAGAAAAAGGTCATGCACTCCGTACAGGTGGTAGAACCAAAGCATTTCCACACATAAAGTATGGTGAAGAACTAGCAATAAAAAGAATGGCAGAATTAGCAGAGGAGGCGATTAAAAATGGACATTAA